Proteins from one Thermococcus sp. M36 genomic window:
- a CDS encoding restriction endonuclease: MSQYIYVDSLTPRQFEELVAQIFQRLYPSSKVVVTRFSNDYGVDVKVISSSKVVYVQCKYYNSKGTVGRPVIQKLHSIMVADNVTEGAVVTTGKFSKSAIDYANKLFEKFDIKIHLIDRDSLKVLSSKVGIILLDENDKEILSFTPWNLQEMKQFVKSKIKSYPIFFDYLVKAFDYNVEAVPLIYVRAFVNKDCTTSTGRIIHSTKVDKPILFVLDNGKKYEKYLSRNLSQVLGIVLSDSSNLRKFYSIYPSDTVRKILSSYANVKLKDVVSTIKGNISKKYTKIVTYRGRNNVIYRKLCEIRPKDVKIKETLKLVVPIFDITLRTLKSNHRILGISRERKLPLILHTTLPSENLDDLRFCNACGEIIHKSDSIVCAGCGAIVCKNDSIKYDDQEYCDVCYEKLGFNERDEKIAHKYNYSLSRLNIAMVLSFIPGFNLMILKKKSLRFVGIMLLFLMLFLFAEYPLYTLQTWGGCGVISFLSALLERYRVKNALNNLATFSRLEQISILRKAPVDMIDKKWRWYKKVKN; this comes from the coding sequence CAAAGGCTATATCCTAGTTCTAAGGTAGTAGTGACTAGATTCTCAAATGACTATGGTGTTGATGTTAAAGTTATAAGTTCTTCCAAAGTTGTCTATGTTCAGTGCAAGTACTATAATTCCAAAGGCACAGTAGGTAGACCCGTTATCCAAAAGTTACATTCTATAATGGTCGCTGACAATGTTACAGAAGGAGCCGTTGTAACAACAGGCAAATTTTCAAAATCAGCTATTGACTATGCAAACAAGTTGTTTGAGAAGTTTGACATAAAGATCCATCTAATAGATAGGGATTCTCTTAAAGTACTGTCAAGCAAAGTCGGCATAATATTACTAGATGAAAATGACAAAGAGATTTTATCGTTTACGCCTTGGAACCTCCAGGAAATGAAACAGTTTGTAAAATCTAAAATAAAAAGCTACCCTATTTTCTTTGATTACTTAGTAAAAGCCTTTGATTACAATGTAGAAGCAGTTCCGTTAATATATGTAAGAGCTTTTGTCAACAAGGACTGTACTACTAGTACTGGAAGGATTATACATAGTACTAAGGTGGACAAGCCAATTCTATTTGTTCTAGACAACGGAAAGAAATACGAAAAATATCTATCAAGAAACCTTTCTCAAGTTTTGGGCATTGTCCTTTCAGACAGCTCAAATTTGAGAAAATTCTACTCTATTTATCCCTCTGATACGGTCAGGAAAATATTGAGCTCCTATGCGAATGTTAAACTTAAAGATGTGGTCTCCACCATTAAAGGGAACATTTCCAAGAAGTACACTAAAATAGTAACTTATAGGGGCAGAAACAATGTAATATACCGCAAGCTCTGTGAGATTCGCCCCAAAGATGTAAAGATAAAAGAGACGCTCAAACTTGTGGTTCCTATATTTGACATTACATTAAGAACGCTGAAGAGCAACCACAGAATTCTTGGAATCTCAAGAGAAAGAAAACTCCCTTTGATACTCCATACTACATTGCCATCTGAAAATTTAGATGATCTCAGATTTTGTAATGCATGTGGGGAAATAATTCACAAGAGTGATTCCATTGTATGTGCTGGATGTGGAGCGATTGTCTGTAAGAATGACTCAATAAAGTATGATGATCAAGAATATTGTGATGTATGCTACGAAAAACTTGGATTCAATGAGAGAGATGAGAAAATAGCTCATAAGTACAATTACTCGTTATCTCGCTTGAATATCGCAATGGTGCTTTCGTTCATACCTGGATTTAATCTGATGATACTAAAGAAGAAGTCCCTAAGATTTGTTGGTATTATGCTTTTGTTTTTGATGCTATTTCTGTTTGCTGAGTATCCTTTGTACACGCTACAAACATGGGGAGGTTGTGGAGTTATATCCTTTTTGAGTGCTCTTCTAGAAAGATATAGAGTAAAGAATGCCCTCAATAATTTGGCTACTTTCAGCCGATTAGAACAAATCTCCATACTTCGAAAAGCTCCTGTGGACATGATTGACAAAAAGTGGAGATGGTATAAGAAAGTAAAAAATTAA